One region of Arthrobacter sp. StoSoilB22 genomic DNA includes:
- the upp gene encoding uracil phosphoribosyltransferase: MRTLVVDHPLVAHKLTVLRDKNTPSPVFRQLTEELVTLLAYEATREVKTQPVEIETPVTTTIGTAFTKPTPLVVPILRAGLGMLEGMTKLVPTAEVGFLGMARDEETLDIITYAERLPEDLTGRQIFVLDPMLATGGTLREAIKFLFKRGASDVTCICLLAAPEGLAKLEEELADANVKVVLASIDEKLNEKSYIVPGLGDAGDRLYGVAG, translated from the coding sequence ATGCGCACACTCGTCGTGGACCACCCGCTGGTCGCTCACAAGCTCACCGTTCTGCGGGATAAGAACACTCCTTCACCGGTCTTCCGGCAGCTCACTGAAGAACTCGTCACCCTCCTGGCCTATGAAGCCACCCGCGAGGTCAAGACTCAGCCAGTGGAGATTGAAACCCCCGTCACCACCACCATTGGCACGGCTTTCACCAAGCCCACGCCGCTGGTGGTCCCCATCCTGCGCGCAGGCCTCGGCATGCTGGAGGGCATGACCAAGCTGGTCCCCACCGCTGAAGTGGGCTTCCTGGGCATGGCCCGGGACGAGGAAACGCTGGACATCATCACGTACGCCGAGCGCCTCCCCGAGGACCTCACCGGCCGCCAGATCTTTGTCCTGGACCCTATGCTCGCAACTGGCGGCACCTTGCGCGAGGCCATCAAGTTCCTCTTCAAGCGCGGCGCCTCGGACGTCACCTGCATCTGCCTGCTGGCTGCTCCGGAAGGACTGGCAAAGCTGGAAGAAGAGCTCGCAGACGCCAACGTGAAGGTAGTTCTGGCTTCCATTGACGAGAAGCTCAACGAGAAGTCGTACATTGTGCCCGGCCTGGGCGACGCCGGCGACCGCCTCTACGGCGTGGCGGGCTAA
- a CDS encoding glycosyltransferase family 4 protein, translated as MLDGGTTVIADGLVASGAPEAIAGAVGKGTPVWILSHMALADHPEREAKALAAATGIICPSAHAAAELRTKHGQQDIVIATPGADKADPAKGSQPPHIVAVAALLPNKSQTLLVEALSEIRDEPWTAALIGSNDADPRYAAEVRDAVEHHVLQDRISVTGELTGEALEDQWRRADLSVLISRSESYGMAVSESLAHGIPVLVRQGTGAEEALGDTGAGAALDLQETGLLTNTLRNWLANPALQERWRNSALRARDHLQGWDTTAATVLEALQR; from the coding sequence ATGCTCGACGGCGGCACAACAGTGATCGCCGACGGGCTGGTAGCGAGTGGGGCACCAGAGGCGATCGCTGGTGCCGTAGGTAAAGGGACCCCTGTGTGGATCCTGTCCCACATGGCGTTGGCGGACCACCCCGAGCGTGAGGCCAAGGCGTTGGCTGCCGCCACGGGAATCATCTGCCCCAGCGCCCATGCCGCAGCGGAACTGCGAACCAAGCATGGGCAACAGGACATCGTCATCGCTACGCCCGGGGCCGACAAAGCAGACCCCGCCAAGGGTTCGCAGCCACCGCATATCGTCGCCGTCGCAGCATTGCTGCCCAATAAGAGCCAGACACTCTTGGTGGAGGCGCTGAGCGAGATACGTGACGAACCGTGGACAGCAGCCCTCATCGGCTCCAACGACGCTGACCCGAGGTACGCAGCCGAGGTGAGGGACGCCGTCGAGCATCACGTGCTCCAAGACCGCATCAGCGTCACCGGAGAGTTGACCGGCGAGGCTCTTGAAGATCAGTGGCGCAGGGCTGACCTCAGTGTCCTTATTTCACGCTCCGAAAGCTATGGAATGGCGGTGTCGGAGTCGTTGGCTCATGGCATCCCCGTGCTTGTGCGGCAGGGGACAGGAGCAGAGGAAGCCCTGGGTGACACAGGGGCGGGCGCGGCGCTGGATCTGCAGGAAACCGGCCTGCTCACCAACACCCTCAGGAACTGGCTCGCCAACCCCGCACTCCAAGAGCGTTGGCGCAACAGCGCACTCCGAGCCCGGGACCACCTCCAAGGCTGGGACACCACCGCAGCCACCGTCCTTGAGGCCCTCCAACGCTGA
- a CDS encoding HAD-IA family hydrolase, which translates to MSHPAEPALPAETSTLTARAILFDMDGTLVDSTAIVEQVWSEFADRYGLDFDEILRTSHGVQAGDTVRRYAPAGADFEALTAELGEMERSRTDGVIALPGAAAVLAALPDEAIALVTSADSILAGIRMEAAGLAMPSTAVTAESVTRGKPHPEGYLKAAALLGADPADVVVFEDAPAGIAAARAAGMRTVVVGKAGGELEPGMWRIPDYTAVTVTAVKDDDGGHLLTLTL; encoded by the coding sequence ATGAGCCATCCTGCCGAACCCGCTCTCCCCGCTGAGACGTCTACGTTGACCGCCCGCGCCATCCTCTTTGACATGGACGGCACACTGGTTGATTCAACAGCGATCGTGGAGCAGGTGTGGTCCGAGTTCGCCGACCGCTACGGCTTGGATTTCGACGAGATCCTCCGCACCTCCCACGGCGTCCAAGCCGGCGACACCGTGCGCCGGTACGCGCCCGCCGGTGCTGACTTTGAAGCTTTGACCGCTGAGCTTGGCGAGATGGAACGGTCCCGGACGGATGGCGTGATCGCCCTCCCCGGCGCGGCAGCCGTGCTGGCCGCGCTGCCCGATGAAGCGATCGCGCTTGTCACCTCCGCCGACAGCATCCTTGCCGGGATCCGCATGGAGGCGGCCGGGCTCGCCATGCCGTCCACCGCGGTCACCGCCGAGTCAGTCACCCGCGGTAAGCCGCACCCGGAGGGGTACCTTAAGGCGGCGGCGCTCCTGGGAGCCGACCCGGCCGACGTCGTGGTTTTCGAAGACGCGCCTGCCGGTATTGCGGCGGCCCGTGCAGCGGGGATGCGGACCGTTGTGGTGGGCAAGGCCGGCGGCGAATTGGAACCGGGCATGTGGCGGATCCCGGACTACACCGCAGTGACGGTCACCGCAGTAAAGGACGACGACGGCGGGCACCTCCTGACGCTAACGCTCTAA
- a CDS encoding nucleoside deaminase, giving the protein MSATEPYHADHLAWMGLALDEARLALQTDDVPIGAVVLGPDGGVLGSGRNEREAHGDPTAHAEVVAIREAAAALRQRAHDAGGSGDGWRLEDCTLVVTLEPCAMCAGAIVLARIPRVVFGAWDEKAGAVGSVFDILRERRLNHWVEVYAGVREEECAGLLKDFFASHRLP; this is encoded by the coding sequence ATGAGCGCCACCGAGCCGTATCACGCAGATCACCTGGCCTGGATGGGCCTTGCCCTGGACGAGGCCCGGTTGGCGTTGCAAACTGACGACGTCCCCATTGGCGCCGTGGTGTTGGGGCCCGACGGCGGCGTGCTGGGTTCTGGCCGCAACGAACGGGAGGCTCATGGAGACCCGACCGCCCACGCTGAGGTGGTGGCCATCCGCGAAGCTGCCGCTGCGCTGCGTCAGCGCGCTCACGATGCGGGCGGCTCGGGCGACGGCTGGCGGCTTGAGGATTGCACCTTGGTGGTCACCCTTGAGCCGTGCGCCATGTGTGCCGGGGCAATTGTCCTGGCCCGGATTCCGCGGGTGGTGTTCGGGGCGTGGGACGAGAAAGCCGGAGCCGTAGGGTCTGTTTTCGATATCCTTCGCGAGCGCCGCCTCAACCACTGGGTAGAGGTGTACGCGGGTGTTCGCGAGGAGGAATGCGCGGGCCTGCTCAAGGACTTTTTCGCTTCACACCGGTTGCCCTAG
- a CDS encoding glyoxalase superfamily protein, translated as MDWKLELVFVPVSDVDRAKDFYVNKVGFNADFDERPTDGIRFVQLTPPGSACSIAIGEGLTDAPPGSAPNLQVVVADINKAHDHLKANGVDVSDVDVQDWGHFVYFADPDGNQWAVQYLPQRPNG; from the coding sequence ATGGACTGGAAACTTGAACTGGTATTTGTACCTGTCTCCGACGTCGACCGCGCGAAGGATTTCTACGTAAACAAGGTTGGTTTCAATGCCGACTTCGATGAGCGTCCCACTGATGGCATCCGCTTCGTTCAGCTGACGCCTCCGGGTTCTGCGTGCTCCATCGCTATCGGTGAGGGCCTCACCGACGCCCCTCCAGGCTCGGCGCCCAATCTGCAAGTGGTAGTGGCTGACATCAATAAGGCGCATGATCACCTCAAGGCCAACGGTGTGGATGTTAGCGACGTCGACGTCCAGGATTGGGGCCACTTTGTCTACTTCGCGGACCCTGACGGCAACCAGTGGGCGGTGCAGTACCTGCCTCAGAGGCCCAACGGCTAA